From the genome of Capsicum annuum cultivar UCD-10X-F1 chromosome 4, UCD10Xv1.1, whole genome shotgun sequence:
AAAACTCCATTAAGAAACTCATGAGTTTACATGTTCCTATACTGTGTCATCTCTCTTAACTTGAAAACTAAACTAGTGCAGCTCTTATCTCTTCTATATATAGAAGTGCAGCACCGACTTAATCCATATTAATTGTTACACGTGGTTAGCACATGACCATTCTAACAAACTCTAACAAAACAAGCTGCTAGTTGCAAGCTAATTGTACAGCTCAGCAATAGCAGTTCAATAGcctttttagttttcattttcttGTCCGTACTTTAAATTGAATGTCCTAGTTCATgccaaaattattattaaaaaattgttaattgACTGAATAATGCAAAGGCACCTTCATAACAAATTCTTGAAATAGACTAGTAAAAAAATAGGTTTCTCCATCAAAAATAGAAGAATTTTCAAATCTTCTGCATGCATACATATATGGCGGCTTCAATTTTGGAACATTTCACATTATTATTCACATTAGTAATAGCCAATATTATAATAGTCTTTCTTAATTATATCACGtgaattttagtttgttttacTCTTCATCTTAATTTCCATTGGTGTATTATTCACATTACTAATAACTAATCCTGCTAATTACTATAATAGTCCTTATTAATTAATGACGTGAAATTTTTGCGTTCTTAACTCTCATTGATATATAATAATGGCATGCAGAAGCAGATTgatattttcctttgatttttgagttatctttttttttttttttgcttagtGCATTTATTAATAGATTATTtacattaaataattttttaaataacatcaCAATAGATTAAAAGATAGCTTCATCCTAATGGTatgacttttaatttatttttcaactttttcttcacGTTATCTCAATTCTGAAAGGTATACACGGAATCTAATCTTTTTTGACATTCTTTTTTAATGGAGTTATAATTGAAaacctattttcttattcttggTCGTTTATAAATGTGATTGCATAATactctaaaatttttaaaaacaataatTTGACTTCAAAAGTTAGAAGAATAATTGATTTCATTGAATATTAGACcccttattttatgatattcCTGACGTAAGAATACGTCGAATATAATGGAGTAAGGTGGTTGATAATCGGAGATCTTAGTAGCATATTTGGTTAGCTACATGAATTCTTTGTCATTTATtctactttcattttttttaaaggaaattaCGAGGTGAGAATTGAATCTcaccaataaaataaaaatttaaataatcaatcaacTGAGATACTAAAATTTCTTTCTATCTCTGATttaacaatattaaaaaaaaaatttgtgtgatgatatttttcaatttttaaataattgaattatctaaaacGCCATACAGCCGCACACTTGGACTGtaatcaacaaaaaattattcaaacgTTGAAGTTTACTAAAGCAAAAGCTACTCCCATTTTGAAATTGTTGTTTATTGTTAATTTTCGTGGTCAATTTATACGCATACTATATTTATTGTTGCTATTGTTTCTagtcaaaatttgaaattataaatcacaaGTGACCAAATGaagtatttgattaaataattgTGTGTATGTTCAGTGTTAAAAACCGCTATTTTGTATAGAAATTTAGCACATTTGGTCATTCTTATTAGCCCTTATTTTATTggctcattttattttttatacatttagtatactttatttttaattaattaaaatgcaTATTTCTGGTTTATTGTgtagaatatattttttatactatttaTAGACTATATCAACGTTAAATATACTATTCTTATTTAAGAAATTAAGGGTAAATTgaaagattattattattgtctttttGATTATCTAAACAAACTTATTTTATTTAGtaacaaaataaaagacaaacaCAAATTATTTAGAAACATATGAGTAGATTATGTATGCCTCGTTTTAGATTGATATTTCTTACTCACATATgaaacacacaaaataaaaaataaaaaccctaCATATTAGCCTAAATAAGCTAAAGTATTCATTCATACTTAATTTCAAGATGATCAAGATATTAGCTTATAACCCTGTTTACTTTATCCTCaagaataaaaatgatatttataaataatatcttCTTTCCTATCGAACACATGCATCTTTAATGTAAAACTTATTTTACCTCATAAATTATTCGGTATGTGAATTAAAGTATTGTAAAATTATAATCCTAATTGATCTATCTGCAATGAGATAACATAATGTCAAATTAAATAGAATcaaacaaaatattcataattaaaTTCGAAATATTTCATCTGATCCAACTTACCAAACATCCGGCACTTCATGGCTCTTGGATATAATTTACCTAATCTTTGAATTTGGTCCATCAATTAAAACGTAGAGCCTAATTGGTGGGCGCCCGTCGTTTATATAAGTTTAGAAACGTTAGGCGCTAAGCTGGAATAATTCACAGTCCACTGTATCTGTATTCAACAATTAATTACTCCAAAAGATAGTTGTCATGAAGCTGGTAGAGTTTTGTCATGTAATCAGGAGGTCACGAATTTAAGTTTTGATAACAGTCTCCgatagaaatgcaaggtaaagttCCATACAATAGACTCTTGAGGTCAGACCCTTTCCGGAACCTATACATAGCAGAAGTTTTAATGCACTGACAACCGCCAACCTTCTACtcaaatagaaaaaatgatttttttcttacGTGGTAAAATGAAAATCTCttacaaattaaatagaaaactaaaaaaaaattacaaataaccTAAAAATTCAGttctccattttcttttctttccagtAATTATCCCTGTTTGACACTTGATTAAGGGTGTAggaacattcaaaacaaattaaaGGAATAGTTTTATTCATGAAATTTAACAGTATGTGTGTTATTTTTGCAAGGTATTTACATAGTCCTTAGGCTACTACATTCATTGTATTAAGGCTATGAATTGTATGTTCGATTATTTTATATggtcaaatattttgaattgaagTCCTCTTTATCtattattggatttttttttcacGTGATTAATTTATGATAGAAGAATGTATTAGAATAGTAATTAGGTGTACATATAAACTGCCTTATGCTTCAACAGAATGAAAAGTTTGAAAGAGTCgaacaataataattaataattaaacaaaagaaGGTAAAAAGAAACAAGTTGTAACtctaattatttctttctttttcaaacttgagtttctAAGTACAATGAAAAGTTTGAAAGAGTCgaacaataataattaataattaaacaaaagaaGGTAAAAAGAAACAAGTTGTAACtctaattatttctttctttttcaaacttgagtttgtaagtactccctctgtcccattttacccatcccaaattggttaagttgatgtcccattttacttatcaagataagataattttttttttttcatgttttaccctttgcattaattacattttctttaaattaaaatataaacattatttaataggggtaatttgataaactagccatgttatttattatttttcttaatttttgagccatctcaatttgagacaagtaaaatgggacggaggaagtatcaTTTTTCTTTACCTAACTCAATAATTTGCCACCAGACGATTCAATTATCTGAACTGTGTTCCACAATTGTCAAGATACTTAATTGAACAAAACAAGATAATTCAATGCTTAAAATTGGGAAAAAACAAAATTACGTATAGTCCTGTCAACCATGTGTAGCCAAACTTATTCTCGACGCGTCAATAATTCTTAtcctttattaattattttctccattttaatttatttgttaagTTTCAAACTTGATAcgaaatcttaaaaaaataaaagactcttaaattttatgtttataaaccaaaatatttataatatttatacatagtaaatatcttttaattttgtaatattaaaTTTGTTTTAGAATGGAAGAgtagcaaaaaaagaaaagaagtattcttttatgaaatgaaattaaaaaaaattaagataaataaattgGAATGAATAGagtatttaaatataaataaatatatattttcattaattcacCTTGGAGTTTACTTACGTGTATTATATATTCTTATCCTGTGGGCTATTGAATAAGTCCAAAGTCCAACCAAGACAATTTGTCACTTTCTTACTTTTCCTACAAAAAAAACTCCTTCAAATATAAGCATCACAAATATAACATCCATTCATAATTTCatcctcaatttttttaaaaatctgctAAGCTTCCTACACACAAATTCACCTTCTTAGTTTCCtatttaaatttctcaaaacaaaacaaatatgaAGAGCAAAGGAGGTCATCATGGTCAAAACAGATTCATTAGAATTCTTGCATTACCATGGAAGGCATTAATAAAAGCTAGAGATTGTTACGTAGGTACAATGACAAATTATGCAGCTGTAAATCGTTATAGTTTGCCTAAGAGTTACAGTGTGACATCGACAAGGTCTGATAATAGTGAAGATTTTAGAGAACTTGTCAGAGCAGCGTCCGCAAGGAGCATGGGAGAGAATTTTGAGCTGAATTTATTGATTCAACAACAGATTCGACAGCAGTTGCAACAACAGATGCCATCAAGAAGAGTGCCAAGA
Proteins encoded in this window:
- the LOC107871042 gene encoding uncharacterized protein LOC107871042, giving the protein MKSKGGHHGQNRFIRILALPWKALIKARDCYVGTMTNYAAVNRYSLPKSYSVTSTRSDNSEDFRELVRAASARSMGENFELNLLIQQQIRQQLQQQMPSRRVPRSVSVGMGRIDEDKPYVLGDQGVDVSIMSMKNDLKYPRSRSHTVSKTSNVHVF